Proteins from a genomic interval of Harpia harpyja isolate bHarHar1 chromosome 7, bHarHar1 primary haplotype, whole genome shotgun sequence:
- the LOC128143933 gene encoding uncharacterized protein LOC128143933, whose translation MERPHRRSLAPRAASPARACRQNESNAAAPMRPRGGTTPAVSFRPLRPPAGTGASGWAGSGPGCGDCAGCSVLPCLTEKLSLPGKASWAIDKTRLGPGSAARPSCTAASALLLMAVTMDIIHCYFTAPRSLLRGITNKQVQLCTTITDSSGFVGPAGAPMRKALRFGSCRGSHPDGATRIHARAGLLHACAFFCLYYNFTTSTLVCKGAYYSNIPGHAPSITLFYK comes from the exons ATGGAACGCCCTCACCGCCGTTCCCTCGCGCCCCGCGCGGCCTCGCCGGCTCGCGCTTGCAGGCAGAACGAGTCGAACGCCGCGGCACCGATGCGCCCCCGCGGGGGAACCACTCCTGCCGTGAGTTTCCGGCCTCTGCGGCCTCCCGCCGGGACGGGAGCCAGCGGTTGGGCCGGCTCGGGGCCGGGCTGCGGAGACTGTGCGGGTTGCAGTGTCCTACCTTGCCTGACAGAAAAGCTTTCCTTGCCCGGAAAAGCTAGTTGGGCCATTGACAAAACCCGCCTCGGTCCGGGCAGTGCAGCCCGGCCGTCGTGCACTGCTGCTTCGGCGTTGCTGCTTATGGCTGTAACCATGGATATAATTCATTGCTATTTTACAGCTCCCAGAAGCCTGCTGAGAGGCATAACCAACAAACAGGTCCAGCTTTGTACCACCATAACTGACAG TTCTGGCTTTGTAGGCCCAGCAGGAGCTCCCATGAGGAAGGCCCTTCGCTTTGGCAGCTGCAGGGGTTCCCATCCCGATGGTGCTACTCGGATACACGCCAGGGCGGGGTTATTGCATGCCTgtgcttttttctgtttatattataATTTCACAACCAGCACACTTGTCTGTAAGGGAGCATATTACTCGAATATACCTGGGCATGCTCCTTCTATCACTTTGTTTTACAAGTAA